One window of Cuculus canorus isolate bCucCan1 chromosome 10, bCucCan1.pri, whole genome shotgun sequence genomic DNA carries:
- the PGK1 gene encoding phosphoglycerate kinase 1: protein MSLSNKLTLDKVDVKGKRVVMRVDFNVPMKDHKITNNQRIKAAVPTIKHCLDHGAKSVVLMSHLGRPDGVPMPEKFSLAPVAVELKALMGREVMFLKDCVGPEVEAACANPAAGSIILLENLRFHVEEEGKGKDASGNKIKADPAKVEAFRASLSKLGDVYVNDAFGTAHRAHSSMVGVNLPQKAAGFLMKKELDYFAKALESPERPFLAILGGAKVQDKIQLISNMLDKVNEMIIGGGMAFTFLKVINNMEIGNSLFDEEGSKIVKDLMAKAEKNGVKITLPVDFVTADKFDEHAQTGEATVASGIPAGWMGLDCGPESVKKFVEVVGRAKQIVWNGPVGVFEWDKFARGTKALMDKVVEVTGKGSITIIGGGDTATCCAKWNTEDKVSHVSTGGGASLELLEGKVLPGVDALSNV from the exons ggtTGACTTCAATGTTCCAATGAAGGATCACAAAATAACCAACAATCAAAG AATCAAAGCGGCTGTTCCTACCATCAAGCACTGCTTGGATCATGGAGCCAAGTCGGTGGTTTTGATGAGTCACCTGGGCCGCCCAGATGGTGTTCCTATGCCAGAAAAGTTCTCCTTGGCCCCAGTAGCAGTGGAGCTTAAAGCACTCATGGGCAG GGAGGTTATGTTCCTGAAGGATTGTGTTGGTCCTGAAGTGGAGGCAGCCTGTGCTAATCCTGCAGCTGGCTCCATCATCCTGCTAGAGAACCTCCGATTCCATGTagaagaagaggggaaggggaaggatgCTTCAGGGAACAAG atCAAAGCTGATCCTGCAAAAGTGGAGGCTTTCAGAGCCTCTCTTTCTAAGCTGGGAGATGTCTATGTCAATGATGCTTTTGGAACTGCCCACCGAGCTCACAG CTCCATGGTAGGTGTAAATCTGCCTCAGAAGGCTGCTGGCTTCCTGATGAAGAAAGAACTGGACTATTTTGCTAAGGCCCTAGAGAGTCCAGAGAGACCCTTCTTAGCAATTCTTGGAGG AGCCAAAGTTCAGGACAAGATCCAGCTGATCAGTAACATGTTGGATAAGGTCAATGAGATGATCATTGGTGGTGGAATGGCGTTCACCTTCCTCAAAGTGATCAATAACATGGAG ATTGGCAACTCTCTGTTTGATGAAGAGGGATCAAAAATCGTCAAGGACCTGATGGCCAAGGCAGAGAAGAACGGTGTGAAGATTACTCTGCCTGTTGACTTCGTCACTGCAGACAAGTTTGATGAGCATGCACAGACTGGGGAAGCTACGGTGGCTTCAGGCATTCCTGCTGGCTGGATG GGTTTGGACTGTGGCCCTGAAAGTGTGAAGAAGTTTGTTGAAGTTGTGGGAAGGGCCAAGCAAATTGTGTGGAACGGTCCAGTCGGTGTCTTTGAGTGGGATAAGTTTGCCAGAGGAACCAAAGCCCTGATGGACAAAGTGGTAGAAGTAACTGGAAAGGGCAGCATCACCATTATTG GTGGTGGAGATACAGCTACTTGCTGTGCCAAGTGGAACACTGAGGATAAAGTTAGCCATGTCAGCACGGGAGGTGGTGCCAGCCTGGAACTGCTGGAGG GTAAGGTTCTTCCTGGTGTGGATGCCTTGAGCAACGTGTAG